The Triticum aestivum cultivar Chinese Spring chromosome 7B, IWGSC CS RefSeq v2.1, whole genome shotgun sequence genome window below encodes:
- the LOC123160996 gene encoding ATPase 6, plasma membrane-type isoform X1 translates to MASLSLEDVRNETVDLSTVTVDEVFKTLKCDRKGLSEAEGENRLKLFGPNKLEEKKESKLLKFLGFMWNPLSWVMEIAAIMAIALANGGGRPPDWQDFVGIVTLLFINSTISYIEEANAGDAAAALMAGLAPKTKLLRDGSWEERDAAILVPGDIISIKLGDIIPADARLLEGDALKIDQSALTGESLPVNRYSGQEVFSGSTVKQGELEAVVIATGVHTFFGKAAHLVDSTNNVGHFQQVLTAIGNFCIISIAAGMLVEIIVMYPIQHRAYRDGIDNLLVLLIGGIPIAMPTVLSVTMAIGSHRLSQQGAITKRMTAIEEMAGMDVLCSDKTGTLTLNKLTVDKTLIEVCSKGVDKDMVLLYAARASRVENQDAIDTCIVNMLADPKEARAGIKEVHFLPFNPVDKRTAITYIDGNGDWHRVSKGAPEQIIELCKMAPDAEKKVHTLIDSYADRGLRSLGVSYQQVPEKNKESAGDPWQFIGLLPLFDPPRHDSAETIRRALHLGVNVKMITGDQLAIGKETGRRLGMGTNMYPSTALLGDKNTAVDGLPIDELIEKADGFAGVFPEHKYEIVKRLQDKKHIVGMTGDGVNDAPALKKADIGIAVDDATDAARSASDIVLTEPGLSVIVSAVLTSRAIFQRMKNYTIYAVSITIRIVLGFMLVALIWKFDFAPFMVLIIAILNDGTIMTISKDRVKPSPKPDSWKLDEIFATGVVLGTYMALATVVFFYLAHDTDFFTETFGVHPIRDNDRQLMAALYLQVSIISQALIFVTRSRSWSFVERPGFLLLFAFFAAQLMATAIAVYANWDFCDMEGIGWAWGGAIWVFTLVTYIPLDVLKFIIRYSISGKGWNNVQNKTAFTNKKDYGRGEREALWAREQRTLNGLSQPAGSDLLSNKEELSDIAAEAAKRAEIARLRELHTLKGHVESVVKQKGIDIDAIPQNYTV, encoded by the exons ATGGCGTCCCTCTCCCTCGAGGACGTCCGCAACGAGACCGTCGACCTG TCGACGGTGACGGTGGATGAGGTGTTCAAGACGCTCAAGTGCGACAGGAAGGGGCTGAGCGAGGCGGAGGGCGAGAACCGGCTCAAGCTCTTCGGCCCCAACAagctggaggagaagaaggagagcaaGCTGCTCAAGTTCCTGGGCTTCATGTGGAACCCGCTGTCATGGGTCATGGAGATCGCCGCCATCATGGCCATCGCGCTCGCCAACGGCGGCGGCAGGCCGCCGGACTGGCAGGACTTCGTCGGCATCGTCACCCTCCTCTTCATCAACTCCACCATCAGCTACATCGAGGAGGCCAACGCCGGGgacgccgccgccgcgctcatGGCCGGGCTCGCGCCCAAGACCAAGCTGCTCAGGGACGGCAGCTGGGAGGAGCGGGACGCCGCCATCCTCGTGCCCGGAGACATCATcagcatcaagctcggcgacatcATCCCCGCCGACGCCAGGCTGCTCGAGGGCGACGCGCTCAAGATCGACCAGTCGGCGCTCACGGGCGAGTCGCTGCCGGTGAACAGGTACTCCGGGCAGGAGGTGTTCTCAGGCTCCACGGTGAAGCAGGGCGAGCTCGAGGCCGTCGTCATCGCCACCGGCGTGCACACTTTCTTCGGCAAGGCCGCGCACCTCGTCGACAGCACCAACAACGTCGGACACTTCCAGCAGGTGCTCACGGCCATCGGCAACTTCTGCATCATCTCCATCGCCGCGGGCATGCTCGTGGAGATCATCGTCATGTACCCGATCCAGCACCGCGCGTACCGCGACGGCATCGACAACCTCCTCGTGCTCCTCATCGGCGGCATCCCCATCGCCATGCCCACCGTGCTCTCCGTCACCATGGCCATCGGCTCCCACCGGCTGTCGCAGCAgggcgccatcaccaagcgcatgaCGGCCATCGAGGAGATGGCCGGCATGGACGTGCTCTGCAGCGACAAGACCGGCACGCTCACACTCAACAAGCTCACCGTCGACAAGACCCTCATCGAGGTGTGCTCCAAGGGCGTCGACAAGGACATGGTGCTCCTCTACGCCGCCAGGGCGTCCCGTGTCGAGAACCAGGACGCCATTGACACGTGCATCGTCAACATGCTCGCCGACCCCAAGGAGGCCCGCGCCGGCATTAAGGAAGTCCACTTCCTACCCTTCAACCCGGTGGACAAGCGCACGGCCATCACCTACATCGACGGCAACGGCGACTGGCACAGGGTCAGCAAGGGCGCGCCCGAGCAGATCATCGAGCTCTGCAAGATGGCACCGGACGCCGAGAAGAAGGTGCACACGCTCATCGACTCATACGCCGACCGCGGCCTTCGGTCCCTCGGCGTGTCGTACCAGCAGGTCCCGGAGAAGAACAAGGAGAGCGCGGGCGACCCGTGGCAGTTCATCGGGCTGCTCCCCCTGTTCGACCCTCCGAGGCACGACAGCGCGGAGACCATCCGCCGCGCGCTCCACCTCGGCGTCAACGTCAAGATGATCACCGGCGACCAGCTGGCCATCGGGAAGGAGACCGGGCGGCGGCTCGGCATGGGCACCAACATGTACCCGTCCACGGCCCTCCTGGGCGACAAGAACACGGCCGTGGACGGCCTCCCCATCGACGAGCTCATCGAGAAGGCCGACGGGTTCGCCGGGGTGTTCCCGGAGCACAAGTACGAGATCGTGAAGCGGCTGCAGGACAAGAAGCACATCGTGGGGATGACGGGCGACGGCGTGAACGACGCGCCGGCGCTGAAGAAGGCCGACATCGGCATCGCCGTGGACGACGCGACGGACGCGGCCCGGTCGGCGTCGGACATCGTGCTGACGGAGCCCGGGCTGAGCGTGATCGTGAGCGCGGTGCTGACGAGCCGCGCCATCTTCCAGCGGATGAAGAACTACACCATCTACGCGGTGTCCATCACGATCCGGATCGTGCTCGGGTTCATGCTGGTGGCGCTGATCTGGAAGTTCGACTTCGCGCCCTTCATGGTGCTCATCATCGCCATCCTCAACGACGGCACCATCATGACCATCTCCAAGGACCGGGTGAAGCCGTCGCCGAAGCCGGACTCATGGAAACTCGACGAGATCTTCGCGACGGGGGTGGTGCTGGGCACGTACATGGCGCTGGCCACCGTGGTCTTCTTCTACCTGGCGCACGACACGGACTTCTTCACGGAGACGTTCGGGGTGCACCCGATCAGGGACAACGACCGGCAGCTCATGGCGGCGCTGTACCTGCAGGTGAGCATCATCAGCCAGGCGCTCATCTTCGTGACGCGGTCGCGGAGCTGGTCCTTCGTGGAGCGGCCGGGGTTCCTGCTGCTGTTCGCCTTCTTCGCGGCGCAGCTGATGGCGACGGCGATCGCCGTGTACGCCAACTGGGACTTCTGCGACATGGAGGGGATCGGGTGGGCGTGGGGCGGCGCCATCTGGGTCTTCACCCTCGTCACCTACATCCCGCTGGACGTGCTCAAGTTCATCATCCGCTACTCGATCAGCGGCAAGGGGTGGAACAACGTACAGAACAAG ACGGCGTTTACCAACAAGAAGGACTACGGCAGGGGCGAGCGGGAGGCGCTGTGGGCCAGGGAGCAGAGGACGCTCAACGGCCTCAGCCAGCCGGCCGGCTCCGACCTCCTCAGCAACAAGGAGGAGCTCTCCGACATCGCCGCGGAGGCCGCCAAGCGCGCCGAGATCGCCAGGCTCAGGGAGCTGCACACGCTCAAGGGCCACGTCGAGTCGGTCGTCAAGCAGAAGGGCATCGACATCGACGCCATTCCGCAGAACTACACCGTCTGA
- the LOC123160996 gene encoding ATPase 6, plasma membrane-type isoform X2 — MASLSLEDVRNETVDLSTVTVDEVFKTLKCDRKGLSEAEGENRLKLFGPNKLEEKKESKLLKFLGFMWNPLSWVMEIAAIMAIALANGGGRPPDWQDFVGIVTLLFINSTISYIEEANAGDAAAALMAGLAPKTKLLRDGSWEERDAAILVPGDIISIKLGDIIPADARLLEGDALKIDQSALTGESLPVNRYSGQEVFSGSTVKQGELEAVVIATGVHTFFGKAAHLVDSTNNVGHFQQVLTAIGNFCIISIAAGMLVEIIVMYPIQHRAYRDGIDNLLVLLIGGIPIAMPTVLSVTMAIGSHRLSQQGAITKRMTAIEEMAGMDVLCSDKTGTLTLNKLTVDKTLIEVCSKGVDKDMVLLYAARASRVENQDAIDTCIVNMLADPKEARAGIKEVHFLPFNPVDKRTAITYIDGNGDWHRVSKGAPEQIIELCKMAPDAEKKVHTLIDSYADRGLRSLGVSYQQVPEKNKESAGDPWQFIGLLPLFDPPRHDSAETIRRALHLGVNVKMITGDQLAIGKETGRRLGMGTNMYPSTALLGDKNTAVDGLPIDELIEKADGFAGVFPEHKYEIVKRLQDKKHIVGMTGDGVNDAPALKKADIGIAVDDATDAARSASDIVLTEPGLSVIVSAVLTSRAIFQRMKNYTIYAVSITIRIVLGFMLVALIWKFDFAPFMVLIIAILNDGTIMTISKDRVKPSPKPDSWKLDEIFATGVVLGTYMALATVVFFYLAHDTDFFTETFGVHPIRDNDRQLMAALYLQVSIISQALIFVTRSRSWSFVERPGFLLLFAFFAAQLMATAIAVYANWDFCDMEGIGWAWGGAIWVFTLVTYIPLDVLKFIIRYSISGKGWNNVQNK, encoded by the exons ATGGCGTCCCTCTCCCTCGAGGACGTCCGCAACGAGACCGTCGACCTG TCGACGGTGACGGTGGATGAGGTGTTCAAGACGCTCAAGTGCGACAGGAAGGGGCTGAGCGAGGCGGAGGGCGAGAACCGGCTCAAGCTCTTCGGCCCCAACAagctggaggagaagaaggagagcaaGCTGCTCAAGTTCCTGGGCTTCATGTGGAACCCGCTGTCATGGGTCATGGAGATCGCCGCCATCATGGCCATCGCGCTCGCCAACGGCGGCGGCAGGCCGCCGGACTGGCAGGACTTCGTCGGCATCGTCACCCTCCTCTTCATCAACTCCACCATCAGCTACATCGAGGAGGCCAACGCCGGGgacgccgccgccgcgctcatGGCCGGGCTCGCGCCCAAGACCAAGCTGCTCAGGGACGGCAGCTGGGAGGAGCGGGACGCCGCCATCCTCGTGCCCGGAGACATCATcagcatcaagctcggcgacatcATCCCCGCCGACGCCAGGCTGCTCGAGGGCGACGCGCTCAAGATCGACCAGTCGGCGCTCACGGGCGAGTCGCTGCCGGTGAACAGGTACTCCGGGCAGGAGGTGTTCTCAGGCTCCACGGTGAAGCAGGGCGAGCTCGAGGCCGTCGTCATCGCCACCGGCGTGCACACTTTCTTCGGCAAGGCCGCGCACCTCGTCGACAGCACCAACAACGTCGGACACTTCCAGCAGGTGCTCACGGCCATCGGCAACTTCTGCATCATCTCCATCGCCGCGGGCATGCTCGTGGAGATCATCGTCATGTACCCGATCCAGCACCGCGCGTACCGCGACGGCATCGACAACCTCCTCGTGCTCCTCATCGGCGGCATCCCCATCGCCATGCCCACCGTGCTCTCCGTCACCATGGCCATCGGCTCCCACCGGCTGTCGCAGCAgggcgccatcaccaagcgcatgaCGGCCATCGAGGAGATGGCCGGCATGGACGTGCTCTGCAGCGACAAGACCGGCACGCTCACACTCAACAAGCTCACCGTCGACAAGACCCTCATCGAGGTGTGCTCCAAGGGCGTCGACAAGGACATGGTGCTCCTCTACGCCGCCAGGGCGTCCCGTGTCGAGAACCAGGACGCCATTGACACGTGCATCGTCAACATGCTCGCCGACCCCAAGGAGGCCCGCGCCGGCATTAAGGAAGTCCACTTCCTACCCTTCAACCCGGTGGACAAGCGCACGGCCATCACCTACATCGACGGCAACGGCGACTGGCACAGGGTCAGCAAGGGCGCGCCCGAGCAGATCATCGAGCTCTGCAAGATGGCACCGGACGCCGAGAAGAAGGTGCACACGCTCATCGACTCATACGCCGACCGCGGCCTTCGGTCCCTCGGCGTGTCGTACCAGCAGGTCCCGGAGAAGAACAAGGAGAGCGCGGGCGACCCGTGGCAGTTCATCGGGCTGCTCCCCCTGTTCGACCCTCCGAGGCACGACAGCGCGGAGACCATCCGCCGCGCGCTCCACCTCGGCGTCAACGTCAAGATGATCACCGGCGACCAGCTGGCCATCGGGAAGGAGACCGGGCGGCGGCTCGGCATGGGCACCAACATGTACCCGTCCACGGCCCTCCTGGGCGACAAGAACACGGCCGTGGACGGCCTCCCCATCGACGAGCTCATCGAGAAGGCCGACGGGTTCGCCGGGGTGTTCCCGGAGCACAAGTACGAGATCGTGAAGCGGCTGCAGGACAAGAAGCACATCGTGGGGATGACGGGCGACGGCGTGAACGACGCGCCGGCGCTGAAGAAGGCCGACATCGGCATCGCCGTGGACGACGCGACGGACGCGGCCCGGTCGGCGTCGGACATCGTGCTGACGGAGCCCGGGCTGAGCGTGATCGTGAGCGCGGTGCTGACGAGCCGCGCCATCTTCCAGCGGATGAAGAACTACACCATCTACGCGGTGTCCATCACGATCCGGATCGTGCTCGGGTTCATGCTGGTGGCGCTGATCTGGAAGTTCGACTTCGCGCCCTTCATGGTGCTCATCATCGCCATCCTCAACGACGGCACCATCATGACCATCTCCAAGGACCGGGTGAAGCCGTCGCCGAAGCCGGACTCATGGAAACTCGACGAGATCTTCGCGACGGGGGTGGTGCTGGGCACGTACATGGCGCTGGCCACCGTGGTCTTCTTCTACCTGGCGCACGACACGGACTTCTTCACGGAGACGTTCGGGGTGCACCCGATCAGGGACAACGACCGGCAGCTCATGGCGGCGCTGTACCTGCAGGTGAGCATCATCAGCCAGGCGCTCATCTTCGTGACGCGGTCGCGGAGCTGGTCCTTCGTGGAGCGGCCGGGGTTCCTGCTGCTGTTCGCCTTCTTCGCGGCGCAGCTGATGGCGACGGCGATCGCCGTGTACGCCAACTGGGACTTCTGCGACATGGAGGGGATCGGGTGGGCGTGGGGCGGCGCCATCTGGGTCTTCACCCTCGTCACCTACATCCCGCTGGACGTGCTCAAGTTCATCATCCGCTACTCGATCAGCGGCAAGGGGTGGAACAACGTACAGAACAAG TGA